The genomic interval TTCCACGCCGGCGATCATGCCGAGGTTGCGCACGTCCTTCACGTGCTTGGCGCCGCGCAGCGAATGGGCTGCGGCTTCGAACGTCGGCGCGAGCGTTGCGGCGCGCTCAAACAGGCCTTCACGCTTGTACAGATCGAGCGTCGCGACCGCTGCGGCTGTCGCGACCGGATGGGCCGAATACGTGTAGCCGTGGAACAGTTCAATGGCGCCTTGCGCGCCGCCGTTCACAATGCTGTCGTGGATCGTGCGGCTCGCGGCCACCGCGCCCATCGGGATCGCGGCATTGTTGATGGCCTTTGCCATCGTGATCAGGTCGGGCGTCACGCCGAAGTATTCGCTCGCCGTAGCCTTGCCGACGCGGCCGAACGCGGTGATCACTTCGTCAAAAATCAGCAGGATGCCGTGCTTCGTGCAGATCTCGCGCAGCTTTTGCAGATAGCCTTGCGGCGGAATCAGCACGCCCGTCGAGCCGGCCACCGGTTCGACGATCACGGCGGCAATGGTCGACGCGTCATGCAGCGTGACGATGCGTTCGAGTTCCTCGGCGAGATGCGCGCCCCAAGCCGGCTGGCCTTTCGTGAACGCGTTGTGTTCGAGATTATGGGTGTGCGGCAGATGATCGACCGCCGGCAGCAGCGCGCCCGAGAAGGTTTTGCGATTCGGTGCGATGCCGCCGACCGAAATGCCGCCGAAGCCCACGCCGTGATAGCCGCGCTCGCGCCCGATCAGTCGCGTGCGCTGGCCTTCGCCGCGCGAACGGTGGTAGGCGAGCGCGATTTTCAGGGCGGTATCGACCGATTCCGAACCCGAGTTCGTGAAGAAGATGCGGTCGAGGCCTTCCGGCATCAGCTCGGCGACTTTCGTGGCTGCTTCGAAGGCGAGCGGGTGGCCCATCTGGAAGGTCGGCGCGAAGTCGAGCGTGGAGAGTTGCTCCGTGATCGCTGCAACGATTTCCTCGCGGCCATGGCCGGCATTCACGCACCACAGACCGGCACAACCGTCGAGCACTTCACGCCCGTCCGTGCTGCGGTAGTACATGCCCTTGGCCGATTCCAGCAGGCGCGGCGCGGCCTTGAACTGGCGGTTGGCGGTGAAGGGCATCCAGAAAGACGACAGGTCGTCGATGACGGGGCGCGAAGTCATGGTATCTCCTCGAATCGAAGTAGTCCCCCGGAAGGACTTCCTTCGGGGCATGGCGAAACTGTAGCGTTCGCGGTTTAATGGCGGCATAAACAGTTGACGCGGTGTGGCGCTAACTGTGTTGGTGAATCTTCGCCAACTGTGTCGATGCGTGCCGTGGCAGGCGGGC from Paraburkholderia phytofirmans PsJN carries:
- a CDS encoding aspartate aminotransferase family protein, whose translation is MTSRPVIDDLSSFWMPFTANRQFKAAPRLLESAKGMYYRSTDGREVLDGCAGLWCVNAGHGREEIVAAITEQLSTLDFAPTFQMGHPLAFEAATKVAELMPEGLDRIFFTNSGSESVDTALKIALAYHRSRGEGQRTRLIGRERGYHGVGFGGISVGGIAPNRKTFSGALLPAVDHLPHTHNLEHNAFTKGQPAWGAHLAEELERIVTLHDASTIAAVIVEPVAGSTGVLIPPQGYLQKLREICTKHGILLIFDEVITAFGRVGKATASEYFGVTPDLITMAKAINNAAIPMGAVAASRTIHDSIVNGGAQGAIELFHGYTYSAHPVATAAAVATLDLYKREGLFERAATLAPTFEAAAHSLRGAKHVKDVRNLGMIAGVELESRDGAPGARAYEAFVKCFEAGVLVRFTGDILAFSPPLIINEEQIAHIFKTVGDVLATVQ